Proteins from a single region of Bombus pascuorum chromosome 5, iyBomPasc1.1, whole genome shotgun sequence:
- the LOC132906627 gene encoding inositol polyphosphate 1-phosphatase — MKDGSRLLSILLKASEKAANIARACRHNDALFKLLVQEKSEEEKNPRFFQDFKTLADVLIQETIKHDIGLEFPELAKVVQGEETNTFSNAMGESIVVEVCPTVEETTELLAKVMGSDIATAELLATEVHKDVQFLDIPMVVELPFDFDIDIYDLGIWIDPIDSTADYINGSEKVDEVTGVHMSGLRCVTVLIGVFLKSTGIPIVGVINQPFYTNVDLRWKGNCYWGFMEKDVGTCSIVKETTNKKIIVLSRVEDENVKSKLLGAGFTLVEAAGAGYKILSVALGQVDAYILSKGSTYKWDTCGPQALLRSLDGGIIEFQSFISNPDSDYMDVKYLPMSTNLSNSNGLIAYRNFEILQTLKSILCK, encoded by the exons ATGAAAGACGGAAGCAGATTGTTGTCTATTCTTCTGAAAGCTTCAGAGAAAGCAGCAAATATTGCAAGAGCTTGCAGGCACAATGATGCtctatttaaattacttgTACAAGAAAAAtcagaggaagaaaagaatccGCGTTTCTTCCAAGATTTCAAAACCTTAGCAGATGTTCTTATTCAAGAAACGATCAAACATGACATAGGATTAGAG ttTCCAGAACTGGCTAAGGTAGTGCAGGGAGAAGAAACTAATACATTCAGCAATGCCATGGGTGAATCTATAGTGGTTGAAGTATGTCCGACTGTTGAAGAAACCACTGAACTATTAGCCAAAGTGATGGGTAGTGATATTGCAACTGCTGAATTATTAGCCACTGAAGTTCATAAGGATGTCCAATTTTTAGATATTCCAATGGTAGTAGAACTACCTTTTGATtttgatattgatatttatgatCTTGGTATATGGATAGATCCAATTG ATTCAACTGCTGATTATATAAATGGGAGTGAAAAGGTGGATGAAGTCACTGGCGTACATATGAGTGGTTTACGATGTGTCACTGTCTTGATTGGAGTATTCTTGAAAAGCACAGGCATACCAATTGTGGGAGTAATTAATCAGCCTTTTTATACAAATGTGGATTTACG ATGGAAAGGCAATTGCTACTGGGGATTTATGGAAAAAGATGTTGGAACATGTTCTATAGTGAAAGAAACTACcaacaaaaaaataattgttctgAGTAGAGTTGAGGATGAAAATGTGAAATCTAAACTTTTAGGTGCTGGTTTCACTTTAGTGGAAGCAGCTGGGGCtggttataaaatattaagcgTTGCCCTTGGGCAAGTCGATgcttatattttatctaaagGATCTACATATAAGTGGGATACTTGTGGCCCACAAGCTCTTCTACGTTCTTTAGATGGTGGTATTATTGAATTCCAAAGTTTTATAAGTAATCCTGATTCTGACTATATGGATGTGAAATATTTACCGATGTCTACCAATTTGTCGAATAGCAATGGTTTGATAGCATACCGAAACTTCGAAATTTTGCAAACATTAAAGTcgattttatgtaaataa
- the LOC132906643 gene encoding transcription initiation factor TFIID subunit 13 isoform X1, translating into MATEEGFEQFEDEEAEIPIGGTLPGGRKRLFSKELRCMMYGFGDDQNPYTESVDLLEDLVIEFITEMTHRAMEIGRTGRVQVEDIVFLVRKDPRKYARVKDLLTMNEELKKARKAFDEVKYAGTVSQ; encoded by the exons ATGGCCACGGAAGAAGGTTTCGAACAG TTCGAAGATGAAGAGGCAGAAATTCCGATTGGCGGGACTTTACCCGGTGGTAGAAAACGATTATTTTCGAAAGAATTACGGTGTATGATGTATGGTTTTGGTGATGATCAAAATCCTTATACAGAAAGTGTAGATTTGTTAGAAGATCTtgttattgaatttattaccGAAATGACACATAGAGCTATGGAAATTGGTCGTACCGGTCGTGTGCAAGTAGAGGATATCGTATTTTTAg ttaGGAAAGACCCAAGGAAATATGCAAGAGTTAAAGATCTCCTAACAATGAatgaagaattaaagaaaGCTAGAAAAGCATTCGATGAAGTTAAATATGCAGGTACTGTTAgtcagtaa
- the LOC132906635 gene encoding ribulose-phosphate 3-epimerase, translating to MAKTLTAKIGPSILNADLSQLSEESQKLINNGADYLHLDVMDGHFVPNLSFGHPLVKCLRNKVTDVFFETHMMVSNPNLWVEPMADAGVNQYTFHVEAVNDVPLLCRKVREVGMKVGVALKPQTPVNVVVEYVELADMVLIMTVEPGFGGQKFMEPMMKKVSWLRKNYPTLDIEVDGGVGPETIDACAKAGANMIVSGTAIIGSSDQAKVIKTLRDSVNCALQNN from the exons atggcaaaaacattgACTGCAAAGATTGGACCTTCGATTCTAAACGCTGATTTGTCACAACTTTCAGAGGAAtcacaaaaattaattaataatggtgctgattatttacatttagatGTTATGGATGGACATTTTGTACCTAACCTTAGTTTTGGTCATCCATTAGTAAAGTGTCTTCGAAATAAAGTAACAGATGTCTTTTTTGAAACGCATATGATGGTTTCTAATCCCAACCTG TGGGTAGAGCCAATGGCTGATGCTGGTGTCAACCAATATACGTTTCATGTTGAAGCAGTAAACGATGTTCCACTACTTTGCAGAAAAGTAAGAGAAGTAGGAATGAAA GTTGGGGTAGCACTTAAACCACAGACTCCAGTAAATGTAGTTGTAGAATATGTTGAATTAGCAGATATGGTATTAATTATGACTGTAGAACCAGGTTTTGGTGGTCAAAAATTTATGGAACCAATGATGAAAAAGGTATCATGGCTTAGGAAAAATTATCCTACATTGGACATAGAAGTTGATGGGGGTGTTGGACCGGAAACTATTGATGCATGTGCAAag gCTGGTGCAAACATGATTGTTTCTGGAACAGCTATCATAGGTTCTTCTGATCAAGCCAAAGTTATCAAAACTTTAAGAGACTCAGTAAATTGTGCAttgcaaaataattga
- the LOC132906643 gene encoding transcription initiation factor TFIID subunit 13 isoform X2 — MATEEGFEQFEDEEAEIPIGGTLPGGRKRLFSKELRCMMYGFGDDQNPYTESVDLLEDLVIEFITEMTHRAMEIGRTGRVQVEDIVFLVRKDPRKYARVKDLLTMNEELKKARKAFDEVKYAE; from the exons ATGGCCACGGAAGAAGGTTTCGAACAG TTCGAAGATGAAGAGGCAGAAATTCCGATTGGCGGGACTTTACCCGGTGGTAGAAAACGATTATTTTCGAAAGAATTACGGTGTATGATGTATGGTTTTGGTGATGATCAAAATCCTTATACAGAAAGTGTAGATTTGTTAGAAGATCTtgttattgaatttattaccGAAATGACACATAGAGCTATGGAAATTGGTCGTACCGGTCGTGTGCAAGTAGAGGATATCGTATTTTTAg ttaGGAAAGACCCAAGGAAATATGCAAGAGTTAAAGATCTCCTAACAATGAatgaagaattaaagaaaGCTAGAAAAGCATTCGATGAAGTTAAATATGCAG AATAA
- the LOC132906626 gene encoding putative methyltransferase C9orf114 homolog: MPPVIATSKTWKETNRLHKEQRKKWKEERLAKRLKKEETKKELQNEVAEPIERHFEKKDISTLSIAVPGSILDNAQSPELRTYLAGQIARAACIYKINEIVVFDDKGEITESEKKKIRNDELLGERRVACLQLARILQYLECPQYLRKYFFPIHKDLQYAGVLNPLDAPHHLRQQDISLYREGVVTNKPVKFGKGSHVNVGLLNDVSVDKVLTDGLRVTVKIPKDQPNPKKIKGFIVPPDVPRSDTGIYWGYTVRLANNLTEVLTQCPYKNGYDLTIGTSDKGNSIDDVESKSIKYHHALIIFGGLCGLEAAVDNDPNLNVDDASLVFDKYLNTCPQQGSRTIRSEEAILITLAELRAKLFPKVPLVSNPQFNSFTNM, from the coding sequence atgccACCAGTAATTGCTACATCGAAAACTTGGAAGGAAACCAATCGTTTACACAAAGAACAGCGAAAAAAATGGAAGGAAGAGAGGTTAGCAAAAAGGcttaagaaagaagaaactaaaaaagaaTTACAGAACGAAGTGGCTGAACCTATTGAAAGGCATTTCGAAAAAAAGGACATTTCGACTTTGAGTATCGCAGTTCCTGGTTCAATTTTAGACAATGCTCAGTCACCAGAATTACGAACATATTTGGCAGGACAAATAGCACGTGCCgcatgtatttataaaataaacgaaatcgTCGTTTTTGACGATAAAGGAGAAATAACTGAAagtgaaaagaagaaaataagaaatgacGAATTATTAGGTGAAAGACGAGTTGCATGTTTGCAATTAGCTAGAATATTGCAGTATCTTGAATGTCCACAATATTTAAGGAAGTATTTCTTTCCGATTCATAAAGATTTGCAGTATGCTGGAGTATTAAATCCTTTGGATGCTCCACACCACTTACGTCAGCAAGATATATCTTTGTATAGAGAAGGAGTAGTTACAAATAAGCCAGTTAAATTTGGCAAAGGTTCTCATGTGAATGTAGGATTATTAAATGATGTTTCTGTGGATAAAGTATTAACAGATGGATTAAGGGTTACAGTGAAGATACCCAAAGACCAACCAAATccgaaaaaaataaaaggctTCATTGTTCCACCTGATGTTCCCAGATCAGATACTGGAATATATTGGGGATATACTGTGAGATTAGCTAATAATCTTACAGAGGTGTTAACTCAATGTCCTTATAAGAATGGATATGATTTGACCATCGGTACTTCAGATAAAGGAAATTCTATTGATGATGTGGAAtcaaaaagtattaaataccATCATGCTTTAATCATATTTGGAGGATTGTGTGGATTGGAAGCAGCAGTAGACAATGACCCTAATTTAAATGTGGATGATGCTTCTTTGgtgtttgataaatatttaaatacttgtCCTCAACAAGGATCAAGAACTATTAGGTCAGAAGAAGCTATTCTAATCACTTTAGCAGAATTAAGagcaaaattatttcctaAAGTCCCTTTAGTATCAAATCCTCAGTTTAACAGTTTTACAAATATGTGA
- the LOC132906630 gene encoding pancreatic triacylglycerol lipase-like, whose translation MTKLSSYIFFILLNILVAGADDNGTNDVNTIFIRLFKRDGSHLDANILNKTELVTLGKHLKRNKNTVFFIHGYTESINSNDVLLITNAHLQATNDNVLAVDYQRIASHFYPIGVSMIETVAKVVGEALNILASSGMNAKKLHVIGHSLGAQIAGSLPENIDFRLARITGLDPAGPLFYILNCRLTSEDADFVDIIHTDAGFYGIVLRSGHVDFYPNGGHRPQPGCTLINIPLSGPDFCSHHRSYMFYSESVRNHKAFIGKCQGNCTSDLVPMGFSTPKNTRGVYSLTTNAESPFGKGNDGI comes from the exons ATGACGAAACtttcttcttatattttcttcattttactCAACATTTTGGTAGCAG GTGCTGATGACAATGGTACTAATGAtgttaatacaattttcatacGTTTATTCAAAAG ggATGGCTCTCATCTTGatgcaaatatattaaataaaactgaaTTGGTAACACTGGGAAAGCatctaaaaagaaataagaacaCGGTATTCTTCATACATGGCTATACAGAGAGTATAAATAGCAACGATGTGCTTCTTATAACGAATG CGCATTTACAGGCCACGAATGATAATGTTCTTGCAGTCGATTATCAACGAATTGCTAGTCATTTTTACCCAATTGGTGTGTCAATGATAGAAACAGTCGCAAAAGTTGTTGGCGaagctttgaatattttagcgAGTTCTGGTATGAATGCGAAAAAGTTACATGTAATTGGACATTCACTGGGTGCTCAGATAGCAGGAAGTCTTCCAGAAAACATAGACTTTAGACTTGCCAGGATAACAG GCTTGGATCCCGCCGGTCccttattctatattttaaattgtcgATTGACTTCCGAGGATGCTGACTTTGTAGATATTATCCACACTGACGCGGGCTTTTACGGAATAGTTTTGCGTAGTGGTCACGTGGATTTCTATCCGAACGGTGGTCATAGGCCACAACCAGGTTGCACCTTAATCAACATACCTCTATCGGGGCCAg ATTTCTGCAGTCACCACAGGTCCTACATGTTCTATTCAGAATCGGTTAGAAATCATAAGGCTTTCATTGGTAAATGTCAAGGGAATTGTACCAGCGATCTCGTGCCAATGGGTTTTAGCACGCCAAAGAATAC GAGGGGTGTATATTCTCTGACAACAAATGCGGAGAGTCCTTTCGGTAAAGGTAACGATGGAATATAG
- the LOC132906623 gene encoding protoporphyrinogen oxidase has product MTAILGGGISGLSAAYYALENPKLAPSVILEVSNRVGGWIRSIKQPDGTIFETGPRVIRANSHDLLKLIEELKLSSKVIPIKAEHPAAKNRYIYADNVLHCLPNSLKGIITKNTLLNHSLARLLWNDFKAAKVLKDDESIYNFVERRFGKDVSEKMVAPILCGICGGDIHQLSAKSFMTNIFETEQKYGSVFMGLVQKKFSDILNKEEKKEVTLENTHETQKIVKSNNISSLLVQKAKRELWSTWGLEGGFEQLPQTLAENITKRGVNIKMKHNCEQIIFNEDCVELIVNGKVEKYSRIISSLPAKSLANLIQKQHPELSKELYSIPTVTIAVVNLQFSENVLPINAFGVLIPPKEEIPILGIIFDSCALPQNSKMTVLTVMMGGAWFEKYFGRCSSEEHLKTVAVKYANKLLCINEDPKACNVSILKDCIPQYIIGHAQRLTRIHDYISAHKIPLALCGSSYHGVGVSHVILSAKEAVSSINQCMI; this is encoded by the exons ATGACAGCTATACTAGGTGGTGGTATATCAGGTTTATCAGCTGCATATTATGCTCTTGAAAATCCAAAACTGGCTCCATCAGTTATATTAGAAGTTTCAAATCGTGTAGGTGGTTGGATACGTTCTATAAAACAACCTGATGGAACAATCTTTGAAACAGGTCCAAGAGTTATTAGAGCTAACTCACatgatttattgaaattaatagaagaattgaaattatcaTCTAAAGTCATTCCCATTAAAGCTGAACATCCTGCTGCtaaaaatcgatatatttatGCAGACAATGTATTGCATTGTTTACCTAATTCCCTAAAAGgaattataacaaaaaatacaCTGTTAAATCATTCTTTAGCTAGGCTTCTGTGGAATGATTTTAAAGCAGCAAAAGTTCTTAAAGATGATGAAAGCATATATAATTTCGTAGAAAGGAGATTTGGCAAAGATGTATCTGAAAAGATGGTTGCACCAATATTATGTGGAATTTGTGGTGGTGACATACATCAATTAAGTGCAAAATCTTTTatgacaaatatatttgaaactgAACAAAAATATGGTTCTGTATTTATGGGTCTTGtacagaaaaaattttcagatatattaaataaagaagaaaaaaaagaagttacaTTGGAAAACACACATGAGACtcaaaaaatagtaaaatcaaataatatatcttCGCTTTTAGTACAGAAAGCTAAAAGAGAATTATGGAGTACATGGGGACTAGAAGGAGGTTTTGAACAATTGCCTCAAACACTGGCTGAAAATATTACTAAACGTGGagtgaatataaaaatgaaacataactgtgaacaaataatatttaatgaagaTTGTGtagaattaattgtaaatggaaaagttgaaaaatattctcgtATCATATCAAGTTTACCTGCTAAAAGTTTAGCTAATTTAATTCAAAAGCAACACCCAGAACTGTCTAAGGAATTATATAGTATACCTACAGTAACGATAGCTGTAGTTAATCTCCAGTTTTCTGAAAATGTTTTACCAATAAATGCCTTTGGGGTTCTCATTCCACCAAAAGAAGAAATTCCAATTTTGGGTATAATATTTGATTCATGTGCCCTTCCTCAAAATTCCAAAATGAca GTACTGACAGTAATGATGGGTGGGGCATGGTTTGAAAAATACTTTGGTAGATGCTCATCTGAAGAACATTTAAAAACGGTAGCAGTTAAATATGCAAACAAACTTTTATGCATTAATGAAGATCCCAAGGCATGTAATGTTTCCATTCTGAAAGATTGTATTCCACAATATATAATAGGTCACGCACAACGCTTAACTCGCATCCACGATTACATCTCCGCGCATAAAATACCTTTAGCGTTGTGTGGCTCTTCATATCACGGTGTAGGAGTCTCTCATGTTATTCTGTCAGCAAAAGAAGCTGTTTCTAGTATCAATCAGTGTATGATATAg